A stretch of DNA from Aerosakkonema funiforme FACHB-1375:
AAATAAAGTCAGAAACCCGGTTTCCTGAAGAAACCGGGTTTTTAAGTAACCCAAGTTGCTAGTTATAAGATTAGTCTTATTCTTTGTACGTAGTTGGGCTTTAGCCCTCGGATGAAACCTGGCATAAGAGGGCTAAAGCCCAACTACGTACCTTTATGTAAATAACTAGCAACTTGCGTTAAGTCTACAAAAATAGGATGAGCAATACCCATCCTATTTGCTACGCTGCTATCAGTTGAGGTTGATTTTTCAGAGAAGGAATGCGCCTGCCAACTGCTTCTGCTACTGGTCTTAAATTGTGAACTAATTGCACCATATCTTCTAAAGAAAGTGCTTGACGTGCATCGGAAACTGACTTTTCCGGTTCTGGGTGACATTCGATAATCAGTCCATCTGCGCCGCAAGCAATGGCAGCTTTTGCTAAAGGTGCGACTAATTCGCGTTTGCCTACTGCGTGGGATGGGTCTACAATTACTGGCAGGTGAGTTAGTTGTTTGAGGGCGGCGACTGCACCTAAATCTAAGACGTTGCGAGTATAGTTATCGAAACTGCGGATACCGCGTTCGCACAACACGACATCGGGATTTCCGTGACTTAAAATATATTCAGCTGCCATGAGGAATTCTTCTATAGTTGCTGCTAAACCGCGTTTTAGTAATATTGGTTTGCCTGCTTGTCCTAATGCTTTGAGTAAGTCGAAGTTTTGCATATTGCGACTGCCTACTTGCAACATATCGGCGTAAGCAGCTATGGTTTCTATCTGAGAAATTGCCATTACTTCGGTAACTACTGGTAAATTGTGGCGCTGACTAACTTTTGCTAAAATTTCCAAACCTTCCACTCCTAAACCTTGGAAAGCGTAGGGGGAAGTGCGCGGTTTGTAAACGCCACCCCGTAATGCTTGCACTGGTGCGATGGATAGGTGACTGGCGACTTGTTCCATCTGGGACATACTTTCGACGGTACAAGGCCCACCGATAATTACTAAGTCTTTGCCGCCGATTTTGACGTTATCGGAAATTTGGATAACTGTTTGCTGGTCAGGTTCTGTTTGTGCGTGTAACATTTGAGTTTCTCCTTGAAAAAAGTGTGGTTAACAAAAAACCCGGAACCGTTTTACAGTTCCGGGTGGCGGTGCGTTGGCACGACTTTATTTACCCGGAACTGTTTCTGGGCCAAAAATAAAAGCCGTAAAACCAACTGGAAAGAAATGCTGTCATGGTACTTGAGATGTCCTTAAAAAAACAAAAACCGCAGATTTTGTTCTGCGGTTCACCGGCTCGTTTCCAATGCGTAGATTGGATCACTCCCAGTGAACCGCTTTACGCCAATAATAAAAGTAATAAGAGCCGATGTACATGATTTGGGTGGAAATATTGGTTTGAGGTATATGTCTTGATGTAAAAACCATAACAGAGTGAGTGGCTTCGCGTCAAGACTAAATTGAGAAAATAATTCGATCGACTGAGTATTTGTAGTGAGGACTTCTGTCCTGTTCCCTGATGGATCGATCGCACATTTAACTCTGAAACACTCTGTAATTTCCCCACTCGGCTTCTATTCAAAGCAAAAAGCGATCGCCTTTTCAGAGGGAGAAACGGATGTGTACGCTCCGCTTCTCCCTATTGGCCATCGACAAGGAACCACGAACGACCAGAGCCAAAAAAGTCAATCTCTGGCTGCGCCAAGTCTAAATCTCCTTATTTGCAAGTGCTATTGCAAACGGGACGATGAACGGGACGACGAACCGGACGAACGCGAACTGGCCGCTTCTGACCTGTTCTGACTGGCTGAACCGTCGGGTTTGAAGCGTTAGCTGACTGATTGGAATTTTGATTGACTGAATTGCCCTTACCGCTGACATTAGCTTGTTGGGTGCTTGTCTGAACAACAGCGCTATCGCCACCACTGGGTTGACAGCAAGGGTTAGCCGTAGCTTTAGCGGCAAAGGGAAGTATTCCCGCCGTACTAACCGTCAAAATACCCAGGATGTAAGTTTTTTTGAGCATTGTACCAAAGTTGGCGATCGCGTTCGTCGAGTTGGTGCTAGCCATGTCAGTTTCTCCCTGTCTAACTAATTACTGTTTGTGAAGGTATCTCAAATTTAGGTTTCGGCTTCCGGAACGCTCCATTAGCCTCTGTAACTATTAAAGCTACCTCTGAAATGCTCGTCAATAGTTTTTACAAAACTTCATATATCTAGGGATTAGGGACTAGGGGTTAGGGGTTAGGGAAGAGGGAAGAGGGAAGAGGGAAGAGGGAGTAGAAGTTGGAGTAACATTAAGGCTGAAAAAGGGTAGGTGGAAAGGGCGAGCCGGAAAGCCCCTCTCCTTGCAGGGGAAGGGTTGGGGAGGAGTCTAGCGCATCCCATATAATAGATGCAGCTTGGTATTTTTTTTGACAAAATCAAAAACTGTATGACTGGAGAGCCTGGGATTAAAGTCGAAAAGCCTGTTTCCAAATTTTAAAAGTAATCTGGTTAACCTGTGGAAATACATCGAATTTGCGATTGAGAGAGATTCTAACTGCAACTGTACCGGATGCTTTGGAGCTTTTGCGATCGGGTGAAAAGTTGGTGGAAATCAGTGGTAGTTGAGAACAGTCTAAACTCACAGCCTTGGCGAAGCGTATCTGTTAGCGCGATCCTCTTCACTTACCCTTCCTAAGTATTCGATCGGTCGGTCAAGTAAATTAGCTGTAATGTTGTGCTATGAAATTCTCTAATATCATCCCAGAGAAAGGCAAAACCAGATGCAGTTTTTTGATAAATTACTTTATGCGATCGAGCGCAACCAAAGCTTACTCTACGTCGGACTCGACCCAGACCTAGACGAAGTGGTAATTGGCGAGGGTGAGGATTTATCCCAACTTTGGGAATGGCTGGATACCATCATCGCACAAACATCAGATTTAGTTTGTGCTTATAAGCCGATTCTCGGATTCTACCAAGCTTTGGGCGCACCCGGACTGAAACTGCTGGAACAAACATTGCAGCGCATTCCCAAACATATCCCCATTATCCTGGATGCCAAACACAGCGATATCTATACCAGCACGGTGTTTGCCAAGACTGCCTTTGAACGATGGGGTGTGGATGCCGTTACCGTAAATACCTACGCCGGATGGGATCACGTCGCGCCTTTTTTACTTTATCCGGGTAAAGCAGTGTTCGTGCTGTGCGCTAACGCGAATCCCAGCGCGGCGGCGTTGCAGGAATTCCCGACGCCGAGTCAACCTTTTTACCTGCATTTGATCGATGAAGCGAAAAACTGGGGAACGCCGGAACAGTTGGGGTTGAAAGTGGGTGGTACTCCGGAAATTTTAGCGCGTATCCGGGCTGCTGCACCAGAACGGCTAATTTTGTTACAGGAAGATTATACAGGCGATCGCGATTTAAATGCTATTTTAGCAGCAGGTTTGGATAAGCAGGGAGAAGGATTGCTGCTACCAGTACCTCCTAATATTATCGAAGAACCCGGACACGATATCGCCGCCGCCGTTCGCGATTTAAGGGATAAAGTCAATGAAGAAAGAATGCGAATCGTGCAGGCAAATCCCACTTGCGATGTTTGGTTGCCGAATGTTTGTTCGTTGCAATCCGAACCGCATCGCGATTTAATTTTACAGCTTTACGATATCGGCTGCATTATTTTTGGCGAACACAAGCAAGCATCGGGGGCGATTTTTCCTTATTATATCGATTTACGGAAAATCATATCGCAGCCGCAGATATTTCACCAAGTCTTGACTGCTTACGCGGGGATATTGAAAGGTTTGGAATTTGACAGAATTGCGGGAATTCCTTATGGTTCTTTACCGACGGCGACGGGTTTATCTTTGCGGTTGGAACGTCCGATGGTGTTTCCCCGCAAAGAGGTGAAAGCACACGGTACTCAAAAAGTAATTGAGGGGAATTTTCAACCAGGTGAAACTGTTGTAGTAGTGGATGATATTTTGATTAGTGGAAAAAGTGCGATCGAAGGTGCGGGTAAGCTGCAATCTGTAGGATTGAAGGTGGAAGATATTGTGGTGTTTATCGACCACGAAAAAGGTGTGAAGGATAGGTTGAAGGAACAAGGTTTTCGCGCTCATTCCGCTTTGACGATAACGGAAATTGCCGAAACTCTCTATAATGCCGGTCGAGTTGATGAGGAACAGTTTAAGCTTTTAATGTGGGAACATTAGGATGTTGGCTGAGAATTTCGGTTTGTTTTTTTACCGCAGATGTAGACAGATGAACGCAGATTAACGCAGATGTAGATGTAGATTCCTCGTTTCCTCGTTACCAGGCTCTGCCTGGTAACGAAAATACTAAGGCTCTGTCTTGTCTATTTACAAATTATCTGTATGACTCGATTTATCCACGATCAATTTGCTAAAGATTATCTGGAACAATTACTATCACCTTATGGTGAAGTCCAAGCACCTCGTCGCGTCTCAGGCGAAGTCAGGCAAATCGATGTTTGGTTTGCACCAAATTCGCCGCAATCAGCAAATGCTTCCGAAATATTAGGATTATTAGGTCGATTGGCAGCTACTCCTTCTATTTTTGAACCATTTCGCAATCCTGCCACGCCAAATGAAATTTCCGATTGCTTGTTAAAATTATGGGAAATTCGAGGGGAATTACAACGAGAAGCAAATCGCAATAATACCAATATCGCAGAATCCGCCTTACCGAAATTATGGATACTCACGCCTACGGAATCAGCGGGTATTTTGTCTGGGTTTGGCGCTATAATAAACGATAACTGGTTGCCTGGAATTTACTTGATGCCGGAGTATCTCAGAACTGGCATTGTAGTAATTCACCAGTTACCTCGTACTCCTGAAACTCTCTGGTTAAGGATTTTGGGTAAAGGTAACGTCCAAAAGCAGGCAATTGATGAAATCGTCGCCCTGTCAGCAGATAACCCTTTACGTTCCAACGCCGTCAAGCTGCTGTATAACTTACGGAAAAACTTGCAAATTAATGACATTCCAGATGAAGAGGATAGGGAGTTAATTATGAGATTAGCACCACTTTACGAACAAGACCGCGAACGAGCTATCCAAGAAGGTATTCAGCAGGGTATTCAGCAGGGTATTCAGGCAGAAAGGCGTCAGATAGTAGAAAATTTGCTGCAAGTTCGATTTGGGTTATTGGACGAACAGCTAGCGGCAATTATCCCCCTCATATTGACTTTGCCGCCAGCAGAATTTACTCCCATGTTATTGCAATTATCCCGTGCAGAATTATTGGCTAGGTTTGCCGAACAAAACTAAGGCTTTGTTTCGACTATTGTCAGGTGCGTTACACTGCGTTAACGCACCCTACAACAATGACTAATGACAAATTACTAATTCCAAATATTTCGCCAAAAAGGTTGGGATTGATTTTGAGTTACGGGAAGCTTTTTGCGAATATCATTGATATTCCATCCAGTTAGCTTAGCTAAAGTTTGTGCTTCCTGTTCAAATCTTTGACCTAAAGATTTTTTGTATTGTTGACCTGCTTCACATCTGGCATCACCTTCAAAGGGATAGCGCAGAATATATCGTCCCTGGAATGTTTGGCGGTTTGCGGTTTCTTGGAACATCAAATCTTCGGGAAACTTATCGCGGGTATAGCGCACATGAAGGCGGGTAATAAAAACATTATTACCTCTGGCGGGAGTAAGCCAAAAAACACCAGCTTGTTTCAGTTCTTCTTGATTTAACGGTTCTGCCGAACAAGGGTCGCAGTTACTCATATCCCAGGCATATTCCATAAATGCTACTTTTTTGTCTTCTTGAGTGTAAGCTGTAGCAAACATGGCTTTGTAAAAATCGCCAAATTCTTTCTTGACAAAGACAGGAATTTCTGCATCTGATGGCACTTTGACTGTGCGGTAATTGGTAACTTCAGCTTGTCCTTTCGGCGATAAGATATACACAATTAAATCTTGCTCTGCGGTAGCGTTTACCATACCCAGACGAATCGGTAGCATAAATCTGGGCGATTCGTAGGCTATTTGTAGCGGTCGCAAATATTGATAACCGGATTTTTGAAATTCGGCGAGGTTGACTTTAGCAACGAAGAATTTCATGTTTTGCCGGATATAAGGTTGCAATAGTTGACTTGCACCCGCAGGAATTTTATAGCCGTTGCGGTTTAGCCAAGTTTGCAAACCATTTGATTCTGTAGCGCTTAAAATTAAAATGTCGTATTCTCCGACGCTGAAGCGAGATTCGACGGTGACACCAAAGGCGTTATCCTCATCCCTAGCCCTTCTTAATCGGGCTGCGTTCATTACTGCCCCTCCTCTTGTTACACCGCCTTCCGTCTCATAAACTGCACAAGGGTCTGGGTCGAAATATTCTACCAGTCGAGGCGCACTAAAAGCATCTAAACGTTCGATAATTTTGGGGTCGCCAACGCGCACTTGTTCTTGTTGTAAAACTACAGGAACGGGGACGACTAAGGCAAAGTCTTTGGCATTTCCTTGATAGTCGTTTGCCATTGTTAAAATAGTGTTGCTAGCATCGCGGGCGATGATTACTTGGGAAGCTTTGTTGTAAAGTTTGCTGTCTGCTTTGGCGACATAAAAACCGCAAAATGCCCAGGCTGTAGGGGCAAAGCAAATGACAGCTAGTAATGTTATAAGTGAAGTTATCAAAATACGAAATAGCTTCATAGTAAGTTCCTTTTTTTCAGTTACCCTTGGTAAGGTGGGCAGCGCCCACCCTACAATCCTATGTTGTTAATTGCTGTCTGCGGCTGAAGGATAAATTACTTTTGACAAATGACCAGGAAAATTTGGGTGCTGTCCAAAGGTAATCTAGAATAATTGTTAAGGGTGCAAGCGCAAACAATGCCCAAAATACTGCTGTGGAAAGGAAGAAGTAATTACGGAGGATAAAGGTTAGGAGGGCGATGCTGGCTGCCCATAACAAACGACTTATTTTGGCATTGGGAATTGAGCGGGGGTCGGTAATCATAAATAGGGCAAACAGTAATAATGACCCGCTCATTAACTTGTGGAAATATACGTCCCAAGTCCAACCGAGCCAAAGGTTGCGAATGGCTTCTAGTAAGGCGTAGGAACCTAAAAAAGCGGCGGTGGTGTCCCATCGCCCGACTCGTTTTAATATCATGCCGCCGGTGCCTAAAAATAAAAGTGCATACCACCAATCTTCTCCCCATTGTCCGGGTGAAACCCAGGCGTCTTTGGTGAAGGTGATAGCTGCAATGATGCCGAAGTTGGCGGGGTTAAAAAAATGCTTGTGATGGATTTGAAAAATAAATTTACTTAAGATTGCCAGGGATGCGGCGAGAATCATTGTGCTGTAATGTTCGGTTCGCAGTAAGAGAGAAAGGCTTAATGCGGTGATGGCGGCGCTGCGAAGTGAGGTCGATTTTTGGGGGTTGATTAAATTGAGGTTGGGTTGATGGGGGTAATTGTCCGATCGCTTCAGCAGATTTGCGATATTCTGTTTAAGGTGCGGGGCGATGGATGTGGCACGCTCTGCTAGCCATTGGGTTACCAGGCAGGTGACGATCGCAACTACAATTAACTCAGGCCGCAGTGTCCAGTCCCTTGTCCCAATGCCCAAGATGAGGAACAGGGATAAAAACAAAATTTGATAGTCTCGGATATCTTTTAGCAGCATTGCGCGTATCGGTAAAATTGCTTTGTTCTCAATTTAGATAACCCGAAGACCAAAATAGTTGCTGTGCAACAAAATTGTTACAGTTGTCACCAGTCAGTAGTCAGCAGTCAGTAGAAAAGAACAACTGACTGACTACTGACAATTCACAGCTAGACAACTCACCAAACTTCAGCCAGCTTTTTGAGAAAATGCGGCGTTTCGATGTGCTGCTGCTGTAACGAAGGTGCGGAAAATTTGCTGCTGGCGGGTGTCTTGGAGGGAGAGTTCTGGATGCCATTGCAGCGCTAGAGCCCACGGATGATGTTGATGTTCTAATGCTTCGATGACGCCATCAGATGCTTGGGCGGTAAGACGCCAGCTTGGTGGGATGGTGCTAGCTGCTTGATGGTGCCAAGAGACAATTTTTGCTTCTCCTGGGCCAATAATTGTGGCAAGGCGGCTATTTGGGGTAATTTGAACGTTATGCTCGCACGGACTCGCTTGTTCGGCACGGTGGACTGTGGTTTCGCCAAATTCATCGGGCAAATGGGTTACCAATTTACCGCCACTGGCGACTACCAGTATTTCTAAACCGCGACAGATGCCTAAGATGGGAATATCTGTTTCCAGAGCGAGTTGGGCTAGGGATAGCTCGAAGCGATCGCGCTCTGCGTCCACGTTATATATGCTAGGATGGGCTGCGCCGTTATAGGCGGCTGGGTCAATATCGCCCCCGCCTGAGAAGACAATCCCATCTACCCATTCCAGGATAGTAGCGAGGTTGGCTTCCCCTGGGGTTAGCAGCATGGGTAAACCACCAGCGAGGCGCACTGCGTCTACATATTCGCGCCGCACACAAAAGCTGGCAGTTTGACGTTGACTGGAGGTAGTGATGCCGATGAGCGGTGGATGAAATTTCATGCGATCGTCTCAGTTTATGATATTGGGCGGGCAACTAAATACTCAGCCCTGAAGATATTATTCCCCGCTCATGGAATATCTATATAGCTGGAGTCGATTTTAGATTAACGATCGTGGCCAGTTTGTATCCGCAGATACTTAGGCTATAAAAAAATGAAATTTCCCATTCTTCGGGGTTTAGCATCCGAATTCAGGCAAAATAAACTAAATTTTGACAAATGCACTTGCTGAATAGATTCCACTATCACTCAAAATAGAAGGAATGACTGAAGCAAAAATTTGCCTCAGTTTGACGCGCACAACTGCTGATGACCCAGGATTAGAAACATATCAATCCCTATGCTCAAACTCATCACTTTGCTGATTGCCAGTACGATGACTGTGATGGCTGGTGCGACAATTTCACCAGCTTTGCCCCAAATGCAGGAATTTTTTAACAACGAACCCAATTCAGAATTTTGGGTTAAACTTCTCTTGACTCTGCCTGGATTGTTCACAGGTTTGGGTGCCCCTTTTGCGGGCGCAATTATTGACCGATTTGGACGCAAACCTTTGTTAATGGCGGCGATATTTTTATATGGCATAGCTGGCGGTACTGGTTGTGTCCTCAGTTCTCTGACTGGGTTGTTAATTGGAAGAGCTTTTTTGGGTTTGGCAGTTGCTGCAATTATGACGACTTGCGTCACCCTAATTGCTGATTACTATCAGGGGCCGCAACGCAATCAAATTATGGGTACGCAAGCGGCTTTCATGGGCTATGGTGGAGTGGCTTTCCTGTTATTGGGAGGCTTTTTGGCAGGTCTAAGTTGGCGGGGGCCATTCTTTATTTACCTTTCTGCTTTTATCATTTTACCTCTGGTTATATTCAGCATTACCGAGCCGGAAAAAACAGCAGGACATACATCGAATTTGGCTGAGGATTCCGATACTGAGTTGCCCATTAAAACGCTTGTACCGATTTACTTGCTGACTTTTTTGACGATGGTCGTTTTCTACATGATTCCGGTACAAATTCCATTTTATTTGCGGAATTTTCAAGTCAGCAGCGCTCAAGTAGGGATGGCAATAGCTGCTTCTACTCTCGCTAGTGCAACGATGTCGTTGTTCTATAAAACTATTAAGGCACGTCTCAGTTTTCAAATGATTCTCGTGTGTTTGTACCCCCTGATAGGTTTGGGGTATATCTCAGTTTCATTTGCTAATAGTTACGCTTTCGCAGTTCTCGGTTTAATTGTTGCCGGTTTGGGATTGGGTTTGATGCTTCCCAATATGAATGTTTGGCTGAATGCGATCGCACCTGTTGCCGCTAGGGGAAGATTGCTGGGAGGTTTGACAACTTCTATGTTTTTGGGGCAATTCTTTTCTCCTATTATTATTCAGCCAATTGCCCAACAAATTAAACTTGGCCCTACTTTTGCTCTCGTAGGAGGTGTAATGTTGGCTTTGGCAGCAACGATCGCAGCTGTGTCGTTTGTAAATAGACCCGCCCGTACTGCCTGAGATCGAGTCTTCCATTTGCGTAGGGTGGGCATTGCCCACCTTACTTGTTTACCATCGGGTATTAGGCATTAAAAGACTAAAAACCGGGTTTGTTTAATTATGAATTTAGCAGTGCAGGATACTGCCAAATGGAAAATTTGCTTGCTAAGATATTAGTTTATTTACCCTTACGAGTTAAAAATACCGACCGGGTAATTTATGGATAACCAAAAACCAGTATCTAAGCACAAGCATATTGTTCTGACTTCCCATCCCCATAGATCCGCTCAAAAACCGGCAATACATTGGGGAAAAAGCGACCCGATCGAACGGGGGCCGATTATTGGTACGCTAACTAATGCCAATCAGCGCAATGCGATCGGCACTCACTCCGGATCTTACGCTGTCTATCGCGCACTGGCGATCGCATCCGGCGCACTTCAAGCAAATCACCGTCCGGACTTGACAAATACCTCTCCCGTTGTTCGCATTGGGCCGCATCCCAGTTGGGCCGATCCCGATCGCATTATCTCTCTCGATCCTTTTGGTGCCATTGTCGGTGAAGTTTACACCCAATTTTACGAACAGGGTTACGATATTCGCCCCACAATTGCCGTCACCAAAGCTCACATCAATATGCCCGAATTGTTAGATGAAGTAGCCAAAGGTGAATTGCAAATTGATGGTAAAATTCTCAAAAGTAATGGTAATTTGGTAGTAACTAAAGTTGCGATAGATCCGGTTTGGTATCTACCGGGAATTGCTCAGCGACTTCAAGTTAAGGAAAGCGATTTACGGCGCATTCTTTTTCAACAAACGGGTGGTATGTTCCCAGAGTTGGTGACTCGTCCGGATTTGCACGTTTTCTTACCTCCAATTGGGGGAATTACGGTTTATGTAATCGGAGATGTCGAGGCAATTACAGATCCGAATCGACTGCTGGCGGTGCGGATACACGATGAATGTAACGGTTCGGATGTGTTCGGTTCCGATATTTGCACTTGTCGTCCTTATTTGGTACACGGAATTGAAGTTTGCATCCAAACAGCACAGTCAGGCGGTGCGGGTGTAATTGTTTATTTCCGGAAAGAAGGTCGCGCTTTGGGCGAAGTTACTAAGTTTTTGGTTTATAATGCTCGCAAACGTCAGGAAGGAGGCGATCGCGCTGATGCCTATTTCGCTCGTACCGAATGTGTGGCGGGTGTTCAAGATATGCGCTTTCAAGAACTAATGCCGGATGTGTTGCATTGGTTGGGAATTACGAGGATCGATCGCTTGGTTTCGATGAGCGATATGAAGTATAACGCGATTGTCAATTCTGGTATTCAAATAGTCGAAAGAATTGCGATTCCTGAAGATCGAATTCCCGATGATGCCAAAGTGGAAATCGCCGCTAAACAAGCAGCAGGTTACTTCACACCGGGAGAAGTTCCAGATGCGATCGCGTTGGCGGGAATTAAGGGTCGCGGTTTGGAAGAGTAGAAATAAATAACCGCAGATATCCGATTTCTTCAAGAAATCGGATATCTGGGCGGGTGGTCATTAAGTTTGCTATTGAAAAATTATGAAAGAAGAAGAAATTATTGCCTATTTGAGAACTCCAACGGCGATTCGAGAAAGGTGCGATCGCATCTTTAAATTAGCGTGTGAGAATAAGCTGAATTACTTTCGCGTAGATTTAACAAAATTGGATAAGTGCGCCGACTATGTTATAGAAGTGATGCGCGAAGATTATCCCAACCTGGAAATACCTTTTCACAGTCGCTGGCGACATTTCGAGGTGGGTAAGGTTTCGCGCCTCACCGAACTCGATCGCACTTTGACCGAACTCTCACCCCTAGAAAAAGCTAAAGTAAAATTCGATCTAGCAATTATCAGTGTTTTGCTGGATGCCGGTGCGGGTGCAAGTTGGCAATATCGGGAACAACAAACCGGACAGGTGTTTCGTCGTTCGGAAGGATTGGCAATAGCGAGTTTTCGGATGTTTTGTCAAGGCGTTTTTTCCAGTAACCCAGATTTACCTTGGCAAGCTGATGCGAAAAAACTGCAAGATTTGACCGCAGAAGCGCTAAAAGAAGGATTTCAGGTAAGCGCCGAGAATCCTTTGGTAGGTGTAGAGGGCAGGTTAGAATTATTACAGTGTTTGGGACAGGTGCTAACTCAAAATGTAACAGTTTTTGGTACAGACAATCCGCGTCCGGGAAATATGGTAGATTACCTGCTGGATAAAAAGAACGATCGACTGGCGGCAAGTAAGGTATTGAGTGCAGTTTTAGAGGGATTGGGGGAAATTTGGCCGGGGAGATTGGCCATCGCAGGTGTCAACTTAGGCGATATGTGGATACATCCATCTTTGGGAGGAGATCGGGAGAGCGATCGCTACGTGCCATTTCACAAACTTTCCCAGTGGTTAACTTATTCTCTCCTCGAACCGCTCCAGGAAATCGGGTTAGAAATTACCGGACTGGACGAGCTGACCGGTTTGCCAGAATATCGCAACGGCGGTTTGTGCTTGGATAAGGGACTCCTTGAGTTAAAACAGCCAGATGTGTGGCGCGAACCTTATCCAGTCGGATCTGAGATAATTGTAGAATGGCGAGCGTTAACCGTCGCTTTGCTCGATCGGATTGCCGCCGCCATCAGACAAAAGCTAAATATGAGCGCTGCTGAATTACCGCTAGTGAAAGTATTACAAGGAGGAACCTG
This window harbors:
- the aroF gene encoding 3-deoxy-7-phosphoheptulonate synthase, whose translation is MLHAQTEPDQQTVIQISDNVKIGGKDLVIIGGPCTVESMSQMEQVASHLSIAPVQALRGGVYKPRTSPYAFQGLGVEGLEILAKVSQRHNLPVVTEVMAISQIETIAAYADMLQVGSRNMQNFDLLKALGQAGKPILLKRGLAATIEEFLMAAEYILSHGNPDVVLCERGIRSFDNYTRNVLDLGAVAALKQLTHLPVIVDPSHAVGKRELVAPLAKAAIACGADGLIIECHPEPEKSVSDARQALSLEDMVQLVHNLRPVAEAVGRRIPSLKNQPQLIAA
- a CDS encoding bifunctional orotidine-5'-phosphate decarboxylase/orotate phosphoribosyltransferase, which produces MQFFDKLLYAIERNQSLLYVGLDPDLDEVVIGEGEDLSQLWEWLDTIIAQTSDLVCAYKPILGFYQALGAPGLKLLEQTLQRIPKHIPIILDAKHSDIYTSTVFAKTAFERWGVDAVTVNTYAGWDHVAPFLLYPGKAVFVLCANANPSAAALQEFPTPSQPFYLHLIDEAKNWGTPEQLGLKVGGTPEILARIRAAAPERLILLQEDYTGDRDLNAILAAGLDKQGEGLLLPVPPNIIEEPGHDIAAAVRDLRDKVNEERMRIVQANPTCDVWLPNVCSLQSEPHRDLILQLYDIGCIIFGEHKQASGAIFPYYIDLRKIISQPQIFHQVLTAYAGILKGLEFDRIAGIPYGSLPTATGLSLRLERPMVFPRKEVKAHGTQKVIEGNFQPGETVVVVDDILISGKSAIEGAGKLQSVGLKVEDIVVFIDHEKGVKDRLKEQGFRAHSALTITEIAETLYNAGRVDEEQFKLLMWEH
- a CDS encoding DUF2330 domain-containing protein, producing the protein MKLFRILITSLITLLAVICFAPTAWAFCGFYVAKADSKLYNKASQVIIARDASNTILTMANDYQGNAKDFALVVPVPVVLQQEQVRVGDPKIIERLDAFSAPRLVEYFDPDPCAVYETEGGVTRGGAVMNAARLRRARDEDNAFGVTVESRFSVGEYDILILSATESNGLQTWLNRNGYKIPAGASQLLQPYIRQNMKFFVAKVNLAEFQKSGYQYLRPLQIAYESPRFMLPIRLGMVNATAEQDLIVYILSPKGQAEVTNYRTVKVPSDAEIPVFVKKEFGDFYKAMFATAYTQEDKKVAFMEYAWDMSNCDPCSAEPLNQEELKQAGVFWLTPARGNNVFITRLHVRYTRDKFPEDLMFQETANRQTFQGRYILRYPFEGDARCEAGQQYKKSLGQRFEQEAQTLAKLTGWNINDIRKKLPVTQNQSQPFWRNIWN
- a CDS encoding RnfABCDGE type electron transport complex subunit D, with translation MLLKDIRDYQILFLSLFLILGIGTRDWTLRPELIVVAIVTCLVTQWLAERATSIAPHLKQNIANLLKRSDNYPHQPNLNLINPQKSTSLRSAAITALSLSLLLRTEHYSTMILAASLAILSKFIFQIHHKHFFNPANFGIIAAITFTKDAWVSPGQWGEDWWYALLFLGTGGMILKRVGRWDTTAAFLGSYALLEAIRNLWLGWTWDVYFHKLMSGSLLLFALFMITDPRSIPNAKISRLLWAASIALLTFILRNYFFLSTAVFWALFALAPLTIILDYLWTAPKFSWSFVKSNLSFSRRQQLTT
- a CDS encoding gamma-glutamyl-gamma-aminobutyrate hydrolase family protein yields the protein MKFHPPLIGITTSSQRQTASFCVRREYVDAVRLAGGLPMLLTPGEANLATILEWVDGIVFSGGGDIDPAAYNGAAHPSIYNVDAERDRFELSLAQLALETDIPILGICRGLEILVVASGGKLVTHLPDEFGETTVHRAEQASPCEHNVQITPNSRLATIIGPGEAKIVSWHHQAASTIPPSWRLTAQASDGVIEALEHQHHPWALALQWHPELSLQDTRQQQIFRTFVTAAAHRNAAFSQKAG
- a CDS encoding MFS transporter, translating into MLKLITLLIASTMTVMAGATISPALPQMQEFFNNEPNSEFWVKLLLTLPGLFTGLGAPFAGAIIDRFGRKPLLMAAIFLYGIAGGTGCVLSSLTGLLIGRAFLGLAVAAIMTTCVTLIADYYQGPQRNQIMGTQAAFMGYGGVAFLLLGGFLAGLSWRGPFFIYLSAFIILPLVIFSITEPEKTAGHTSNLAEDSDTELPIKTLVPIYLLTFLTMVVFYMIPVQIPFYLRNFQVSSAQVGMAIAASTLASATMSLFYKTIKARLSFQMILVCLYPLIGLGYISVSFANSYAFAVLGLIVAGLGLGLMLPNMNVWLNAIAPVAARGRLLGGLTTSMFLGQFFSPIIIQPIAQQIKLGPTFALVGGVMLALAATIAAVSFVNRPARTA
- a CDS encoding GTP cyclohydrolase II — its product is MDNQKPVSKHKHIVLTSHPHRSAQKPAIHWGKSDPIERGPIIGTLTNANQRNAIGTHSGSYAVYRALAIASGALQANHRPDLTNTSPVVRIGPHPSWADPDRIISLDPFGAIVGEVYTQFYEQGYDIRPTIAVTKAHINMPELLDEVAKGELQIDGKILKSNGNLVVTKVAIDPVWYLPGIAQRLQVKESDLRRILFQQTGGMFPELVTRPDLHVFLPPIGGITVYVIGDVEAITDPNRLLAVRIHDECNGSDVFGSDICTCRPYLVHGIEVCIQTAQSGGAGVIVYFRKEGRALGEVTKFLVYNARKRQEGGDRADAYFARTECVAGVQDMRFQELMPDVLHWLGITRIDRLVSMSDMKYNAIVNSGIQIVERIAIPEDRIPDDAKVEIAAKQAAGYFTPGEVPDAIALAGIKGRGLEE